One window of Bacteroides sp. AN502(2024) genomic DNA carries:
- a CDS encoding sulfatase, producing MKKLQSNLFFPLAGVATAASLVSCAGKQKTAEQKPLNIVYIMTDDHTAQMMSCYDTRYMETPNLDRIAADGVRFTQSFVANSLSGPSRACMITGKHSCANKFYDNTTCVFDSSQQTFPKLLRKVGYQTALVGKWHLESLPSGFDYWQIVPGQGDYYNPHFITQNNDTIQKHGYITNLITDDAIDWMENKRDQQKPFCLLIHHKAIHRNWMADTCNLALYEDKTFPLPDNFFDEYEGRPAAAAQEMSIVKDMDMIYDLKMLRPDKSSRLKSLYERFLGRMDEGQRAAWDKFYGPIIDDFYQRNPQGKDLVNWKFQRYMRDYMKTVKSLDDNVGRVLDYLKEKGWLDNTLVVYTSDQGFYMGEHGWFDKRFMYEESMRTPLVMRLPKGFDRRGDITEMVQNIDYAPTFLELAGAEVPSDIQGVSLVPLLKGEHPKNWRKALYYHFYEYPAEHMVKRHYGIRTERYKLIHFYNDINWWELYDMQADPTEMHNLYEQPEYEPVVKELKEEMLKLQEQYNDPVRFSPERDKG from the coding sequence GAACAGAAACCTTTGAACATTGTCTATATCATGACAGATGACCATACGGCTCAGATGATGAGCTGTTATGACACACGCTACATGGAAACACCGAACCTCGATCGTATTGCTGCCGATGGAGTACGTTTTACACAAAGTTTTGTAGCTAATTCTTTAAGTGGTCCCAGCCGCGCCTGTATGATCACGGGCAAACATAGCTGTGCAAACAAATTCTATGACAATACCACTTGCGTTTTCGACAGTTCTCAACAGACTTTCCCTAAACTATTGAGGAAAGTCGGTTACCAGACCGCATTGGTTGGTAAATGGCATCTCGAGAGCTTGCCGTCAGGATTTGATTACTGGCAAATCGTCCCCGGACAAGGAGACTACTATAATCCGCACTTCATCACGCAGAACAATGATACTATTCAGAAACACGGCTATATCACTAATCTTATCACGGATGATGCCATTGACTGGATGGAGAATAAACGTGATCAGCAAAAGCCTTTCTGCCTTTTGATTCATCACAAGGCTATCCATCGTAACTGGATGGCGGATACCTGCAATCTGGCTTTGTATGAGGACAAGACTTTCCCATTGCCGGATAACTTCTTTGATGAGTATGAAGGTCGTCCGGCTGCTGCCGCACAAGAAATGAGCATCGTGAAAGATATGGATATGATCTATGACCTCAAAATGCTGCGTCCCGACAAAAGCTCACGGTTAAAGTCACTGTATGAAAGATTCTTGGGCAGAATGGACGAAGGACAGCGTGCTGCATGGGACAAATTCTATGGTCCGATTATCGATGACTTCTACCAACGGAATCCGCAAGGCAAAGACCTCGTCAATTGGAAGTTCCAACGTTATATGCGTGACTATATGAAGACGGTAAAGTCGCTGGATGATAATGTCGGCCGTGTGCTCGATTACCTGAAAGAAAAAGGATGGCTGGATAACACACTCGTAGTCTATACTTCCGACCAGGGCTTCTATATGGGCGAACATGGTTGGTTCGACAAACGTTTTATGTACGAAGAGTCCATGCGCACACCGCTTGTCATGCGCTTGCCGAAGGGCTTCGATCGTAGAGGGGATATCACCGAAATGGTGCAGAACATCGACTATGCGCCTACTTTCCTCGAACTGGCAGGAGCGGAGGTGCCATCGGACATCCAGGGAGTCTCTCTTGTTCCTCTGTTGAAAGGAGAGCATCCGAAGAACTGGCGCAAGGCACTTTATTATCATTTCTATGAATATCCCGCCGAACACATGGTGAAACGCCACTATGGAATACGTACAGAGCGCTATAAATTGATTCATTTCTATAATGATATCAATTGGTGGGAGCTCTATGACATGCAGGCAGACCCGACAGAGATGCATAACCTCTACGAACAGCCTGAATACGAACCGGTAGTGAAAGAGCTGAAAGAAGAGATGTTGAAACTACAAGAACAATATAACGACCCTGTCCGATTCTCCCCTGAGAGAGACAAGGGATAA